The Strix uralensis isolate ZFMK-TIS-50842 chromosome 23, bStrUra1, whole genome shotgun sequence genome has a segment encoding these proteins:
- the RNF207 gene encoding RING finger protein 207 isoform X1, which yields MAGGIFSLLGSCSELEKANCHPLVCLLCHEPYQHPCLLDCYHNFCASCLRGRASDGRLCCPLCGHPSVVRGGTGLPPVDRLLQFLVDSSADSEEDAQCANCDRRCAKGELDTMYFCNTCGQPLCAPCREETHRAKMFARHEIVSLSKRTKDIHKKCSLHEEPYIMFSTEKKSMLCINCFRDMQGESRAHCIDIETAYMQGCQRLDQAVMAVKELQTSTREAIVLLKAMIEEVRNSASEEEAAINSLFGCMQKQLSDRKKTLLKAVQSQHEEKEKAFKEQLAHLASLLPTLQVHLVTCSAFLSSANKAEFLDLGYQLMERLQRIVKLPHRLRPAQTSKINSEYRAEFARCLEPLLMLSPRRSVVGSAGGIGPGITGTNMLPVGQCSKTLMVPTCPPTGDKTSAGPLVRKPTMHRYISTKVLLAEGRETPFAEHCRNYESTYRTLQLEIQGLKDQVQELHRDLTKHHSLIKTEIMSEILQKSLQMDVQIAAHYSAVEMMRSVFEEIWEETYQRVANEQEIYEAQLHDLLQLRQENSCLTTITKQIAPYVRSIAKVKERLEPRLQEPREPKEEQAQMLLKICDDSEAAPRRLPLPRDTSLGSREGAPASPGESCTPRDPPSKSKECCRGQPSGAESAARQELAP from the exons ATGGCTGGCGGCATTTTTTCCCTGCTGGGGAGCTGCTCGGAGCTGGAGAAGGCCAACTGTCACCCGCTGGTCTGCCTGCTCTGCCACGAGCCCTACCAGCACCCCTGCCTGCTTGACTGCTACCACAACTTCTGCGCCAGCTGCCTGCGGGGCCGCGCCAGCGACGGCCGCCTGTGCTGCCCGCTCTGCGG GCACCCCTCAGTGGTGAGGGGGGGCACGGGGCTGCCCCCCGTGGATCGGCTCCTGCAGTTCTTGGTGGACAGCTCGGCCGACAGCGAGGAGGACGCACAGTGCGCCAACTGCGACCGGCGCTGCGCCAAGGGG GAGCTGGACACCATGTACTTCTGCAACACCTGCGGGCAGCCCCTCTGCGCCCCATGCCGCGAGGAGACCCACCGCGCCAAGATGTTCGCCCGCCACGAGATCGTCTCCCTCTCCAAGCGCACCAAAGACATCCACAAGAAGTGCT CCCTGCACGAGGAGCCCTACATCATGTTCTCCACCGAGAAGAAGTCCATGCTCTGCATCAACTGCTTCAGGGACATGCAGGG GGAGAGCCGGGCGCACTGCATCGACATCGAGACGGCGTACATGCAGGGCTGCCAGCGCCTGGACCAGGCGGTGATG GCCGTGAAGGAACTGCAGACCTCCACGCGCGAGGCCATCGTCCTCCTCAAAGCCATGATCGAGGAGGTGCGAAACAGTGCCAGCGAGGAGGAGGCGGCCATCAACTCCCTCTTCGGCTGCATGCAG AAGCAGCTCTCCGACAGGAAGAAGACGCTCCTGAAAGCCGTGCAGAG ccagcatgaggagaaggagaaggcgtTCAAGGAGCAGCTCGCCCACCTCGCctccctgctgcccaccctgcaG gtCCACCTGGTGACCTGCTCGGCCTTCCTGAGCTCCGCCAACAAAGCCGAGTTCCTGGACCTGGGCTAC caactgatggagaggctgcagaggatCGTCAAGCTGCCGCACCGCCTGCGGCCAGCCCAGACCAGCAAG ATCAACAGCGAGTACCGGGCAGAGTTTGCCCGCTGCCTGGAGCCACTGCTGATGCTCAGCCCCCGCCGCTCCGTGGTGGGCAGTGCCGGCGGCATCGGTCCTGGCATCACCGGCACGAACAT GCTCCCCGTCGGCCAATGCTCCAAGACCCTCATGGTGCCCACCTGCCCCCCCACTGGCGATAAAACGTCCGCCGGCCCCCTGGTGCGGAAGCCGACGATGCACCGGTACATCAGCACCAAGGTGCTGCTGGCCGAGGGGCGCGAGACCCCCTTCGCCGAGCACTGCCGCAACTACGAGAGCACCTACCGG ACGCTGCAGCTGGAGATCCAGGGCCTGAAGGACCAGGTGCAGGAGCTGCACCGCGACCTCACCAAGCACCACTCGCTCATCAAGACGGAGATCATGAGCGAGATCCTGCAGAAGTCCCTGCAGATGGACGTGCAGATCGCGGCTCACTACTCCGCCGTGGAGATGATGCGCAGCGTCTTCGAGGAG ATCTGGGAGGAGACGTACCAGCGGGTCGCAAACGAGCAGGAGATCTACGAAG cccagctccacgACCTGCTGCAGCTGCGGCAGGAGAACAGCTGCCTGACCACCATCACCAAGCAGATCGCGCCCTACGTCCGCTCCATCGCCAAGGTGAAGGAGCGGCTGGAGCCCAG gctgcaggagccCCGGGAGCCCAAGGAGGAACAGGCACAGATGCTGCTCAAGATCTGCGACGACAGCGAAGCGGCACCGAG gcgccttcccctccccagggacacctcgctgggcagcagggagggggctccggccagccctggggagagctgcacccccagagaccccccctcAAAAAGCAAAGAATGCTGCAGGGGCCAGCCAAGCGGGGCCGAGAGCGCTGCCCGGCAGGAGCTGGCACCATAG
- the ACOT7 gene encoding cytosolic acyl coenzyme A thioester hydrolase isoform X1, protein MSERGAAGPGPAAIQVSRIMRPDDANIAGNVHGGTILKMIEEAGAIISTRHCNSQAGEPCVAALARVERTDFLSPVCIGEVANVSAEITYTSRHSVEVQVNVMSENILTGAKKVTNKATLWYVPLSLKNVNKVLEVPPIQYARKEQEDEGKKRYEEQKLDRLETKQRNGDVIFPVINPDRQTKEPHTVGYSQSSLIHLVGPSDCTLLGFVHGGVTMKLMDEVAGIVAARHCKTNIVTASVDAINFHEKIKKGSVITISGRMTFTSNKSMEIEVFVDADPFVDEPRERYRAVSAFFTYVSLSKEGKPLPVPQLLTETEDEKRRFEEGKGRYLQTKAKRQAQMQQAAQQ, encoded by the exons ATGTCGGAGCGGGGGGCCGCAGGCCCGGGGCCGGCCGCCATCCAGGTCTCCAG GATCATGCGCCCGGATGATGCCAACATCGCGGGGAACGTCCACGGAGGAACCATCCTGAAGATGATCGAGGAGGCAGGAGCCATCATCAGCACCCGCCACTGCAACTCCCAGGCTGGG GAGCCCTGCGTGGCCGCGCTGGCGCGGGTGGAGCGGACGGACTTCCTCTCCCCGGTGTGCATCGGCGAGGTGGCCAACGTCAGCGCCGAGATCACCTACACCTCCCGGCACTCGGTGGAGGTCCAGGTCAACGTcatgtctgaaaacattttaacag GGGCGAAGAAGGTGACGAACAAGGCGACGCTGTGGTACGTGCCGCTGTCCCTGAAGAACGTCAACAAGGTCCTTGAGGTTCCCCCCATCCAG TATGCGAGAAAGGAGCAGGAGGATGAGGGGAAGAAGCGTTACGAGGAGCAAAAGCTGGATCGGCTGGAAACTAAGCAGAGAAACGGCGACGTGATCTTCCCCGTCATCAACCCAG ACAGGCAGACGAAAG AGCCGCACACCGTTGGCTACAGCCAGTCCAGCCTGATCCACCTGGTGGGACCGTCGGACTGCACGCTGCTGGGCTTCGTGCACGGAG GTGTCACCATGAAGCTCATGGACGAGGTCGCTGGGATTGTGGCTGCCCGCCACTGCAAGACCAACATCGTCACCGCCTCAGTGGATGCCATCAACTTCCATGAGAAGATCAAAAAAG GCAGCGTCATCACCATTTCGGGGCGCATGACCTTCACGAGCAATAAATCCATGGAAATCGAAGTCTTTGTGGATGCTGACCCATTCGTGGATGAGCCTCGGGAGCGGTACCGTGCCGTCAGCGCCTTCTTCACCTACGTCTCCCTGAGCAAGGAGGGGAAGCCCTTGCCCGTCCCGCAGCTGCTG ACGGAGACGGAGGATGAGAAGCGGCGCTTCGAGGAAGGGAAGGGCAGGTACCTCCAGACGAAAGCCAAGCGGCAGGCGCAGAtgcagcaggctgcccagcagtgA
- the RNF207 gene encoding RING finger protein 207 isoform X2, with translation MAGGIFSLLGSCSELEKANCHPLVCLLCHEPYQHPCLLDCYHNFCASCLRGRASDGRLCCPLCGHPSVVRGGTGLPPVDRLLQFLVDSSADSEEDAQCANCDRRCAKGELDTMYFCNTCGQPLCAPCREETHRAKMFARHEIVSLSKRTKDIHKKCSLHEEPYIMFSTEKKSMLCINCFRDMQGESRAHCIDIETAYMQGCQRLDQAVMAVKELQTSTREAIVLLKAMIEEVRNSASEEEAAINSLFGCMQKQLSDRKKTLLKAVQSQHEEKEKAFKEQLAHLASLLPTLQVHLVTCSAFLSSANKAEFLDLGYQLMERLQRIVKLPHRLRPAQTSKINSEYRAEFARCLEPLLMLSPRRSVVGSAGGIGPGITGTNMLPVGQCSKTLMVPTCPPTGDKTSAGPLVRKPTMHRYISTKVLLAEGRETPFAEHCRNYESTYRTLQLEIQGLKDQVQELHRDLTKHHSLIKTEIMSEILQKSLQMDVQIAAHYSAVEMMRSVFEEIWEETYQRVANEQEIYEAQLHDLLQLRQENSCLTTITKQIAPYVRSIAKVKERLEPRLQEPREPKEEQAQMLLKICDDSEAAPRDTSLGSREGAPASPGESCTPRDPPSKSKECCRGQPSGAESAARQELAP, from the exons ATGGCTGGCGGCATTTTTTCCCTGCTGGGGAGCTGCTCGGAGCTGGAGAAGGCCAACTGTCACCCGCTGGTCTGCCTGCTCTGCCACGAGCCCTACCAGCACCCCTGCCTGCTTGACTGCTACCACAACTTCTGCGCCAGCTGCCTGCGGGGCCGCGCCAGCGACGGCCGCCTGTGCTGCCCGCTCTGCGG GCACCCCTCAGTGGTGAGGGGGGGCACGGGGCTGCCCCCCGTGGATCGGCTCCTGCAGTTCTTGGTGGACAGCTCGGCCGACAGCGAGGAGGACGCACAGTGCGCCAACTGCGACCGGCGCTGCGCCAAGGGG GAGCTGGACACCATGTACTTCTGCAACACCTGCGGGCAGCCCCTCTGCGCCCCATGCCGCGAGGAGACCCACCGCGCCAAGATGTTCGCCCGCCACGAGATCGTCTCCCTCTCCAAGCGCACCAAAGACATCCACAAGAAGTGCT CCCTGCACGAGGAGCCCTACATCATGTTCTCCACCGAGAAGAAGTCCATGCTCTGCATCAACTGCTTCAGGGACATGCAGGG GGAGAGCCGGGCGCACTGCATCGACATCGAGACGGCGTACATGCAGGGCTGCCAGCGCCTGGACCAGGCGGTGATG GCCGTGAAGGAACTGCAGACCTCCACGCGCGAGGCCATCGTCCTCCTCAAAGCCATGATCGAGGAGGTGCGAAACAGTGCCAGCGAGGAGGAGGCGGCCATCAACTCCCTCTTCGGCTGCATGCAG AAGCAGCTCTCCGACAGGAAGAAGACGCTCCTGAAAGCCGTGCAGAG ccagcatgaggagaaggagaaggcgtTCAAGGAGCAGCTCGCCCACCTCGCctccctgctgcccaccctgcaG gtCCACCTGGTGACCTGCTCGGCCTTCCTGAGCTCCGCCAACAAAGCCGAGTTCCTGGACCTGGGCTAC caactgatggagaggctgcagaggatCGTCAAGCTGCCGCACCGCCTGCGGCCAGCCCAGACCAGCAAG ATCAACAGCGAGTACCGGGCAGAGTTTGCCCGCTGCCTGGAGCCACTGCTGATGCTCAGCCCCCGCCGCTCCGTGGTGGGCAGTGCCGGCGGCATCGGTCCTGGCATCACCGGCACGAACAT GCTCCCCGTCGGCCAATGCTCCAAGACCCTCATGGTGCCCACCTGCCCCCCCACTGGCGATAAAACGTCCGCCGGCCCCCTGGTGCGGAAGCCGACGATGCACCGGTACATCAGCACCAAGGTGCTGCTGGCCGAGGGGCGCGAGACCCCCTTCGCCGAGCACTGCCGCAACTACGAGAGCACCTACCGG ACGCTGCAGCTGGAGATCCAGGGCCTGAAGGACCAGGTGCAGGAGCTGCACCGCGACCTCACCAAGCACCACTCGCTCATCAAGACGGAGATCATGAGCGAGATCCTGCAGAAGTCCCTGCAGATGGACGTGCAGATCGCGGCTCACTACTCCGCCGTGGAGATGATGCGCAGCGTCTTCGAGGAG ATCTGGGAGGAGACGTACCAGCGGGTCGCAAACGAGCAGGAGATCTACGAAG cccagctccacgACCTGCTGCAGCTGCGGCAGGAGAACAGCTGCCTGACCACCATCACCAAGCAGATCGCGCCCTACGTCCGCTCCATCGCCAAGGTGAAGGAGCGGCTGGAGCCCAG gctgcaggagccCCGGGAGCCCAAGGAGGAACAGGCACAGATGCTGCTCAAGATCTGCGACGACAGCGAAGCGGCACCGAG ggacacctcgctgggcagcagggagggggctccggccagccctggggagagctgcacccccagagaccccccctcAAAAAGCAAAGAATGCTGCAGGGGCCAGCCAAGCGGGGCCGAGAGCGCTGCCCGGCAGGAGCTGGCACCATAG
- the RPL22 gene encoding large ribosomal subunit protein eL22, which produces MAPVKKPAAKGGKKKKQVLKFTLDCTHPVEDGIMDAANFEQFLQERIKVNGKAGNLGGGVVTIERSKSKITVTSEVPFSKRYLKYLTKKYLKKNNLRDWLRVVANSKESYELRYFQINQDEEEEEEED; this is translated from the exons ATGGCGCCCGTG AAGAAGCCCGCAGCGAAAGGTggcaaaaaaaagaagcaggtgTTGAAGTTCACCCTGGACTGCACCCACCCCGTGGAGGATGGCATCATGGACGCCGCCAACTTT GAGCAGTTCCTGCAGGAAAGGATCAAGGTGAACGGCAAAGCGGGTAACCTGGGCGGGGGCGTGGTGACCATCGAGAGGAGCAAGAGCAAGATCACGGTCACGTCGGAGGTGCCGTTCTCAAAGAG GTACCTGAAATATCTGACCAAGAAGTACCTGAAGAAGAATAATCTGCGTGACTGGTTGCGTGTGGTGGCCAACAGCAAGGAGAGCTACGAGCTGCGCTACTTCCAGATCAaccaggatgaggaggaggaggaggaggaggattga
- the ICMT gene encoding protein-S-isoprenylcysteine O-methyltransferase: MMAAAAAGPRRLGREARASLAAFLLGASVAALPLALGSSPATLAAPGLRGRLALALHVAGVNAALLLLYPRPLYKIAVRACFLGFAFGCGLLLSAGRSAWRHFGWYMCSLSLFHYSEYLVTAINNPRSLSLDSFLLNHSFEYNLAALSSWVEFTLEKLLFPELKQITWLSTVGLLMVVFGDCLRKAAMLTAGSNFNHIVQNEKSDTHTLVTSGVYGWFRHPSYVGWFYWSIGTQVLLCNPICMVGYALVSWRFFRERVEEEEITLIHFFGEEYLEYKRKVPSGLPFIKGVKVEL; encoded by the exons atgatggcggcggcggcggcgggtccgcGGCGACTGGGCCGGGAGGCCCGCGCCAGCCTGGCCGCTTTCCTGCTGGGCGCCTCGGTGGCGGCGCTGCCGCTGGCGCTGGGCTCCTCCCCCGCCACACTGGCCGCCCCCGGCCTGCGCGGCCGCCTGGCGCTCGCCCTGCACGTGGCGGGCGTCAACGCGGCGCTGCTGCTGCTCTACCCGCGGCCGCTCTACAAG ATCGCCGTCCGCGCCTGCTTCCTGGGCTTCGCCTTCGGCTGCGGGCTGCTGCTCAGCGCCGGTCGCTCCGCCTGGCGCCACTTCGGCTG GTACAtgtgctccctctccctcttccactACTCCGAGTACCTGGTGACGGCCATCAACAACCCGCGCAGCCTCTCGCTGGACTCCTTCCTGCTCAACCACAGCTTCGAGTACAACCTGGCCGCCCTCTCCTCCTGGGTGGAGTTCACGCTGGAGAAGCTCCTCTTCCCAG AGCTGAAGCAGATCACCTGGCTCAGCACGGTGGGGCTGCTCATGGTGGTCTTTGGGGACTGCCTGAGGAAAGCCGCCATGCTCACCGCTGGCTCCAACTTCAACCACATCGTTCAGAATGAGAAATCAGATACTCACACCCTGGTGACGAGCGGGGTGTACGGGTGGTTCCGGCACCCGTCTTACGTGGGATGGTTTTACTGGAGTATCGGAACACAG GTGTTGCTCTGCAACCCCATCTGCATGGTGGGCTACGCCCTGGTGTCCTGGCGCTTCTTCAGGGAGCGGGTCGAGGAGGAGGAGATCACGCTCATTCACTTCTTCGGAGAAGAGTACCTGGAGTACAAAAGGAAGGTGCCATCGGGTCTCCCTTTTATTAAAGGAGTCAAAGTGGAACTGTAA
- the ACOT7 gene encoding cytosolic acyl coenzyme A thioester hydrolase isoform X2: MSERGAAGPGPAAIQVSRIMRPDDANIAGNVHGGTILKMIEEAGAIISTRHCNSQAGEPCVAALARVERTDFLSPVCIGEVANVSAEITYTSRHSVEVQVNVMSENILTGAKKVTNKATLWYVPLSLKNVNKVLEVPPIQYARKEQEDEGKKRYEEQKLDRLETKQRNGDVIFPVINPEPHTVGYSQSSLIHLVGPSDCTLLGFVHGGVTMKLMDEVAGIVAARHCKTNIVTASVDAINFHEKIKKGSVITISGRMTFTSNKSMEIEVFVDADPFVDEPRERYRAVSAFFTYVSLSKEGKPLPVPQLLTETEDEKRRFEEGKGRYLQTKAKRQAQMQQAAQQ, encoded by the exons ATGTCGGAGCGGGGGGCCGCAGGCCCGGGGCCGGCCGCCATCCAGGTCTCCAG GATCATGCGCCCGGATGATGCCAACATCGCGGGGAACGTCCACGGAGGAACCATCCTGAAGATGATCGAGGAGGCAGGAGCCATCATCAGCACCCGCCACTGCAACTCCCAGGCTGGG GAGCCCTGCGTGGCCGCGCTGGCGCGGGTGGAGCGGACGGACTTCCTCTCCCCGGTGTGCATCGGCGAGGTGGCCAACGTCAGCGCCGAGATCACCTACACCTCCCGGCACTCGGTGGAGGTCCAGGTCAACGTcatgtctgaaaacattttaacag GGGCGAAGAAGGTGACGAACAAGGCGACGCTGTGGTACGTGCCGCTGTCCCTGAAGAACGTCAACAAGGTCCTTGAGGTTCCCCCCATCCAG TATGCGAGAAAGGAGCAGGAGGATGAGGGGAAGAAGCGTTACGAGGAGCAAAAGCTGGATCGGCTGGAAACTAAGCAGAGAAACGGCGACGTGATCTTCCCCGTCATCAACCCAG AGCCGCACACCGTTGGCTACAGCCAGTCCAGCCTGATCCACCTGGTGGGACCGTCGGACTGCACGCTGCTGGGCTTCGTGCACGGAG GTGTCACCATGAAGCTCATGGACGAGGTCGCTGGGATTGTGGCTGCCCGCCACTGCAAGACCAACATCGTCACCGCCTCAGTGGATGCCATCAACTTCCATGAGAAGATCAAAAAAG GCAGCGTCATCACCATTTCGGGGCGCATGACCTTCACGAGCAATAAATCCATGGAAATCGAAGTCTTTGTGGATGCTGACCCATTCGTGGATGAGCCTCGGGAGCGGTACCGTGCCGTCAGCGCCTTCTTCACCTACGTCTCCCTGAGCAAGGAGGGGAAGCCCTTGCCCGTCCCGCAGCTGCTG ACGGAGACGGAGGATGAGAAGCGGCGCTTCGAGGAAGGGAAGGGCAGGTACCTCCAGACGAAAGCCAAGCGGCAGGCGCAGAtgcagcaggctgcccagcagtgA